ATCGCGTGGCGCTGCTCCAGCTTCTCCACGATCACGGCGTCGCGCCGCGCCTCGTGGTGCTCCGCCTCGGCCTGATCGGCTGTGGCCTGCAGGGAGGCAAGATGAGCCTGGACCTCGGTGAGCATGCTGCGGTTCGAGGCGCGCGCCGCGGTCATGGCGAGCAGATCCGCCCCGGTGGCCACGTCCTCCTGGGAGGCCGCGGCCGTCTCTGAGACCTGCTGGGCCCGTCGTCGTCCGCGGGAGAGGTCTGCGTTGGCCACTGCCAGCTTCCCTGCCGCGCCGGCCTCCCTGAGGTCACGCAGTCGCTTCAGCCCGGCCAGTCCAAATCCACGGCTCACGAGGTGCCTTCCCAGCGTCGAACAAGCGTACGGAGGTGGTCCCAGGTGACGGCCAGCGGGATGGACTGCTCCAGTCCCTGTCGCAGGAACCCATCGATGGCGTCCTGATGGTCCACGGCGGCGTCCACTGCGGGATTGGCCCCGCGCTGATAGGCCCCCACGTCCAGGAGGTCCTGTGCCGCACGCCGCGCCGCCAGGACGCGACGCAGCGAGGTAGCGGTGGCCGCCTGCTCCGGCGTGATGACGCGCCCGGCGACGCGGGAGATGGAGCCCAGGACGTCGATCGGCGGGTAGTGCCCTGCGGCAGCGAGGGCGCGGTCAAGGACCACGTGACCGTCAAGGATCGACCGAGCCGCGTCGGCGACCGGTTCGTTGTGATCGTCGCCGTCGACCAGCACGGTGTAGATCCCGGTGATGGTTCCGGCATCGTCGGTGCCGGCGCGTTCCAGGAGCCTGGCCAGCAGCGAGAACGTGGAGGGCGGGTATCCGCGCGTGGCAGGGGGTTCACCGGCAGAGAGTCCGATCTCGCGCTGGGCCATCGCCACCCGGGTCAGTGAGTCCATCATCATCAGCACGTCTTGACCCTGGGCGCGGAAATGCTCCGCGATCCTGGTGCCGGTGAACGCCGCCCGCAGACGCATCTGGGCGGGCTCGTCGGAGGTCGCGACCACCACCACCGAACGGGCGAGACCAGCAGCCCCCAGGTCATCTTCGAGGAATTCACGGACCTCACGGCCGCGTTCGCCGACCAGCACGATCACATTGACCGCAGCCTCGGTGCCGCGGGCGACCATGGAGAGCAGCGAAGACTTGCCCACCCCGGATCCGGCGAAGAGTCCCATCCGCTGGCCGCGGCCCACAGAGGCCAGGGCATCGATGGACCTGATGCCCAGCTGCAGCTGCTCGGTGATCCGGCGGCGGCTCATCGGGGTGGGAGGTGCCTGCTCCAGCGGGACCAGATCGTGCGAGCCCAACGGGCCTCTGCCGTCGATGGGTCGGCCCAGCCCGTCGAGGACGCGGCCGATCAGCCCTGCGCCGACCGGGACAAGTGCCGGTCCGGCCGCACGCTGAACCTCATCGCCCACCGCGACACCCTCGAGTGGGGCCAGCGGCATGCAGCGCAGCACGGGGCCCTCTGCGGCGACGACCTCTGCGGGAATGCTGGCGGCGCCGATGCTCAGCAGCGTTCCCACCGGGACCGCCGAACCCGACAGGGTCACGGCATGGGCACTCTGCAGGCCTGTCACCTCCAGGCTGAGTCCGAGGATGCGGCTGACCCTGCCTGCGATGACCGGGCGCGCGGCGGCAAGCATCCTGGCCTGAGCGGTCATCGTCATCGGGGCGCTCATCGTCCCTGGCCTTCGTGGTCCTGCCGGGCGCGGTGGGCCAGTAGGGCCTCCCGGCAGCGCTGCAGCGCCGTACCGATCCGGGCGTCGAGGAATCCTTCGGGAAGGTCGGCGACGGCGTCGCCGGGCTTCAGCTGGGCATCGGGGATGACACGGACCCCGGCCTGCGCGGCGGCTTCCTCGGGCAGCTGAGCCGCCGTCTGCGGGTGCATGCGGATTCTGCTCACGTCTGCCGGCTCCAGCTGACTCAGCACACGGGTCAGGGCAGCGCGGGCCGAGTGCTCCCCGTGGACAAGCTCGGTCCCCACGATCTCCTCGGCGAGCTCCAGTCCGGACTCGACCAGGGTCTCCTGGGCTGACATCACCACAGGGGCGACCTCGCCGTGGAAGGCCTGAGCCGCGGCTCTGAGCGCGGCGGTCGCAGTCCGCAGCTCGGCAGCAGCTTCCTGCGCGGCAGCCTGGGCGGACGCTTGCCTCTGCTCGCGCTGGCGCCGAGCGGCCTCGGCTGCTGCACGCATCCCTGCCGCATAGCCGGCCGCGTATCCGTGGGTCTTGGCCCCTTCGTAGACGGCGTCGGCAGGTCTGGGACGGCCGTAGGTCCCGAAGTCCAGCAGTCGCACCGACGGGTCCTCGGCACCGTTGGTGTCTGCCAACGGCGCGGCGTCAGAGGACAGCCTCGCCTGAAGGGGCTGTGTCCCCTCAGCGAGAAGCGTGGTCTCAGACGACAAGGGTGTCCTCCTCCACACGCTGAATCGTGATCTCGCCTTCCTGTTCGAGCTCGCGGATCACTCGAACCACCTCGGCGCGGGCTTCATCCACCTGGGACATGCGCACCGGCCCCAGCGAGCGCATCTCGGCATCGAGGATCTCCCGGGTCCGCTCGGTGATGTTCTCGCGAACGACGCGCACCACGTTCTCAGCGGCGCCCTTGAGCGCCAGCGCGAGGATCGAGGGGTTGATCCCGCGGAGTACGCGCTGGACACCGCGAGGGTCGAAGCGGACCAGGTCTGCGAAGGTCAGCATGCGCGACCTGACCTCTTCGGCGAGGTCTTTGTCTTTGACCGTGAGCGATTCCAGAAGCTCCCGCTCCACCGTCACACTGGAGCGGTTGATGATCTCCACCAGCGGGTCGATTCCTCCGACGGCGGCCAGCGGTTCGGTCGGTGCCACGGCGGCCCCGATGCGTGACTTGAGCACATCGGCCACGGTTCGGACCGCGTCGGGAGAGGCCGGACCCATCGTGGCCAGGCAGGTGGCCACATCGGTGCGTCGGTCGGGTTCGACTCCGGCAAGCACGGCGGAGGCCATGTCTGGCTTCAGATGAGCCAGGACGAGCGCGACGGTCTGCGGCAGCTCGTCATCGAGCAGGACGCTGATGTGTTGGGGATCGACCGCCTCGAGGAAGTCGAAGGATTTGCCGGCCATCGTCGAGGCCAGTCGGTTCATCACTGCATCGGCCTGCGCGCTGCCGAAGGTGTCGCTGAGCAGTCCGGCCGCGAAGTCGCGACCGCCGCGGGGCAGCGGCGCCCCCGAGGAGATCGCGGTGAAGACCTCGGTGACCACTTCTTCGGCGATGCCGCGATCAACTCTGCGGAGCCGGACGATCTCGGCGATCACCTCGTCGGCTTCAAACTCGGAGAAGTGGCGCAGCACCTCCGAGGCTTGGGCGCGCTCCATCTGCATGAGCACCAGGGCGACCTTCTGGGTCCCGGTCAGGTTCTCGGTGGAGCTCGGAGAGGGAGTCATACTCGTGCGTCCTCCTCCATGAGTGCCCGCAGGTGCTCAGCCATGCGAGCCGGGTCCTGCGAGGCCAGCCCGTTGAGTTCGGCGCGCTTGCTGTGCGCCTGATCCCGTGGGTCCCATGCCGCCAGCTGGGATTCGGCGGGCTCCTCCGCGACCACGCGCGGAATCGATGCGGTGGCGTAGTCTCCCGGTGCTTCCAGCACCGGGGAGGCCGCTTCCTCGGTGGGTTGCAGCGCCGCCATCCGACCTGCAGTGAGCTCACCGGTGGGGAAGGGCTCCCCGAGATCCACCAGTTCACGGGATTGACGACTGCGGCGCATGAACAGCGCGATGGCGAGGACCAGGAGCAGCAGGAGCACCGCGGCTCCGCCGATGGCCATGGTCTGCAGCCAGGCGGCGCGACGCTCGGCCTCTTCGGCGGCCTCCGCGGCGGCGAGCGCCTCGGCAGCGGTGTCGGCGTCGGCCGTGCTGAACGGCACCACCGAGACGCTGACCTGATCACCCCGGGCCTCATCGATGCCGGCGGCGTCGCTGACCATGGTGGTCAGGTCGGCCACGTTGAGTCCAGCCGCCGCGGCGTCGTCCACGGCGACGGAGACCGACTGAGTGGTCAGCTCCCCGGCCGGGATGGACCTGTTCTCGGTGACCTTGTTCACGGCGTTGCTGCGGTCGGACTCCTCGGCGCTGTAGCTTCCCTCCCCTGACTGCTCATTGGGCACGGCGATGTTGTCGGGTCCCAGCACGCCGGCCGCTCCCCCACCGCTGCCGGTATATTCCTCGGTGCGGGTGGATTCGGTCAATGCAGGCGCGTCCTGCGGCTCCTCGAAGACCTCCTCGAGGCGCTCCGCGGACTCCAAGGACATGTCCGCAGCCACGGCCACGGTGGCATTCCCGCGGCCCACCACGCGATCGAGCATGGTCTGGACGGCGGTGCTGACCCGCTCCTCGTAGTCACTCGCCTGCTGCGTGCTCCCGCCAGCGGCACCGACTCCCACCGCGGAGAGCAGCGTTCCCTCGGCGTCGACCAGGGAGACGTTCTCGGGATCAAGTCCATCGACGGCGGCCGCGACGAGGTGGACCACCGACTGGATCTGGTCATCGCCGAAGGTCGCGCCCGGCGCCTCCTGGACGAAGATCGAGGCGGTCGGCTCCTGGGCGGAGTCCACAAAGACCGTCTCCTCCGGAATGGCGAGGGTGACCGAGGCCTGCTCCACGGCGTCGATGGCCTCGATGGTGCCGGCGAGCTCACCCTCGAGCGCCCGTTTATAGGTGACGTTCTGCTGGAACTCGCTGGAGGTGACCCCCATGTCATCGAGCAGGGAGTATCCACCCGTGGACGCGTTGGGCAGACCATCGGCCGCGGCATTGAGCCGGGCGTCGTAGACCTGCGCCTCGGGGACCATCACCGAGGTTCCGCCGGCAGCGAGCTCATAGGGGACGCCGTCGGCGCGCAGCTGTTCCACGATCGCGGAGGCATCCGCGGGATCCAGTCCGCTGTAGAGCGGAGCCATTCGAGGCTGCGACATATAGGTGCTCAGCGCGACGCCGCCCAGGACCAGAACGGCGACGCCGATGATCGCGATGGTGCGCTGGGCGATCGTGAATTCGCGCAGCCGCTGACCCAGGCGGGCGAGCGGGGCCGGGACCTGCGCCATCAGGCCTGCATCCTCATGATCTCGTTGAACGCCTCAACTCCGCGGTTGCGGACCGTGGCGACCATCTCCAGAGCCACAGAGGCACGTGAGGAGGCCAGTGTGGCCTCGTGCATGTCAGTGAGATCTCCGGTCAGCGCCTTCACGCCGA
The nucleotide sequence above comes from Nesterenkonia halotolerans. Encoded proteins:
- a CDS encoding flagellar FliJ family protein produces the protein MSRGFGLAGLKRLRDLREAGAAGKLAVANADLSRGRRRAQQVSETAAASQEDVATGADLLAMTAARASNRSMLTEVQAHLASLQATADQAEAEHHEARRDAVIVEKLEQRHAMAAVRAELSAEQARLDEAAQRGHQGRRRA
- a CDS encoding FliI/YscN family ATPase; this translates as MTAQARMLAAARPVIAGRVSRILGLSLEVTGLQSAHAVTLSGSAVPVGTLLSIGAASIPAEVVAAEGPVLRCMPLAPLEGVAVGDEVQRAAGPALVPVGAGLIGRVLDGLGRPIDGRGPLGSHDLVPLEQAPPTPMSRRRITEQLQLGIRSIDALASVGRGQRMGLFAGSGVGKSSLLSMVARGTEAAVNVIVLVGERGREVREFLEDDLGAAGLARSVVVVATSDEPAQMRLRAAFTGTRIAEHFRAQGQDVLMMMDSLTRVAMAQREIGLSAGEPPATRGYPPSTFSLLARLLERAGTDDAGTITGIYTVLVDGDDHNEPVADAARSILDGHVVLDRALAAAGHYPPIDVLGSISRVAGRVITPEQAATATSLRRVLAARRAAQDLLDVGAYQRGANPAVDAAVDHQDAIDGFLRQGLEQSIPLAVTWDHLRTLVRRWEGTS
- a CDS encoding FliH/SctL family protein: MSSETTLLAEGTQPLQARLSSDAAPLADTNGAEDPSVRLLDFGTYGRPRPADAVYEGAKTHGYAAGYAAGMRAAAEAARRQREQRQASAQAAAQEAAAELRTATAALRAAAQAFHGEVAPVVMSAQETLVESGLELAEEIVGTELVHGEHSARAALTRVLSQLEPADVSRIRMHPQTAAQLPEEAAAQAGVRVIPDAQLKPGDAVADLPEGFLDARIGTALQRCREALLAHRARQDHEGQGR
- the fliG gene encoding flagellar motor switch protein FliG, producing MTPSPSSTENLTGTQKVALVLMQMERAQASEVLRHFSEFEADEVIAEIVRLRRVDRGIAEEVVTEVFTAISSGAPLPRGGRDFAAGLLSDTFGSAQADAVMNRLASTMAGKSFDFLEAVDPQHISVLLDDELPQTVALVLAHLKPDMASAVLAGVEPDRRTDVATCLATMGPASPDAVRTVADVLKSRIGAAVAPTEPLAAVGGIDPLVEIINRSSVTVERELLESLTVKDKDLAEEVRSRMLTFADLVRFDPRGVQRVLRGINPSILALALKGAAENVVRVVRENITERTREILDAEMRSLGPVRMSQVDEARAEVVRVIRELEQEGEITIQRVEEDTLVV
- the fliF gene encoding flagellar basal-body MS-ring/collar protein FliF, yielding MAQVPAPLARLGQRLREFTIAQRTIAIIGVAVLVLGGVALSTYMSQPRMAPLYSGLDPADASAIVEQLRADGVPYELAAGGTSVMVPEAQVYDARLNAAADGLPNASTGGYSLLDDMGVTSSEFQQNVTYKRALEGELAGTIEAIDAVEQASVTLAIPEETVFVDSAQEPTASIFVQEAPGATFGDDQIQSVVHLVAAAVDGLDPENVSLVDAEGTLLSAVGVGAAGGSTQQASDYEERVSTAVQTMLDRVVGRGNATVAVAADMSLESAERLEEVFEEPQDAPALTESTRTEEYTGSGGGAAGVLGPDNIAVPNEQSGEGSYSAEESDRSNAVNKVTENRSIPAGELTTQSVSVAVDDAAAAGLNVADLTTMVSDAAGIDEARGDQVSVSVVPFSTADADTAAEALAAAEAAEEAERRAAWLQTMAIGGAAVLLLLLVLAIALFMRRSRQSRELVDLGEPFPTGELTAGRMAALQPTEEAASPVLEAPGDYATASIPRVVAEEPAESQLAAWDPRDQAHSKRAELNGLASQDPARMAEHLRALMEEDARV